A section of the Candidatus Dependentiae bacterium genome encodes:
- a CDS encoding pyridoxal-phosphate dependent enzyme, translated as MRINNLFLLLLTPNLLSFYSAQCYQGEALFVHNLSSYITIADSILQQLYSLAKPCEKEKVVSQCSTKIRPLLTHFSELSIKIPYVVLGDLPTPVQHLKRLGAHLGCNNMYSKRDDVTGIQLENGQRLFGGNKIRKLEFLLADALNNGAQSVMTFGCAGSNHAVATTVCADYLGLKSISMLKTQPNSHVVRRNLLLMDYYGSEIQFCPDSSVRGLCAMVTFFQQKSAFGVYPYVIPTGGSCPIGVLGFVNAVFELKEQIEQGLLPEPDRIYVAAGSFGTIAGLLLGVKAAGLKSQIIGVAVEPEEVLGEFKKMIIQLFHGTNKLLHESDSTFPLFDMTEQEVVLLMAHGGTEYGLFTQEAAEAIVLLKEQEGIILDGTYTGKAMAGLIADVTENNHHDDVILFWNTFYGDDYASVIKYTDYVKLPKALHHFFESSVQEFDNA; from the coding sequence ATGCGTATCAATAATCTGTTTTTACTGTTATTAACGCCGAATTTATTATCTTTCTATAGCGCTCAATGTTATCAAGGAGAGGCGTTATTCGTTCATAATTTGAGTTCTTATATCACTATAGCCGATTCAATTTTACAGCAACTTTATTCGTTAGCAAAACCATGCGAGAAGGAGAAGGTAGTGAGTCAATGTTCAACAAAAATACGACCTTTATTAACTCATTTTTCAGAACTTAGTATAAAAATTCCCTATGTTGTTTTGGGTGATTTGCCAACGCCGGTGCAGCATCTAAAAAGATTAGGTGCTCATCTTGGTTGTAATAATATGTATAGTAAACGAGATGATGTTACGGGAATACAGCTTGAAAATGGGCAGCGCCTTTTTGGTGGCAACAAGATTCGAAAATTAGAATTTTTATTGGCAGATGCATTGAATAATGGCGCTCAGTCAGTGATGACGTTTGGATGTGCGGGTTCTAATCATGCTGTTGCCACAACAGTATGTGCAGATTATTTAGGGCTAAAAAGTATTTCAATGTTGAAAACTCAGCCAAATTCACACGTTGTAAGGCGCAATCTTTTATTGATGGATTACTATGGTTCTGAAATTCAGTTCTGTCCTGATTCATCAGTGCGGGGACTTTGTGCAATGGTTACTTTTTTTCAGCAGAAATCAGCTTTTGGTGTTTATCCGTATGTGATTCCAACAGGCGGATCATGTCCCATTGGTGTACTAGGTTTTGTTAACGCTGTATTTGAATTGAAAGAACAAATAGAGCAAGGATTGTTACCCGAGCCGGATCGTATCTATGTCGCGGCCGGAAGTTTTGGCACCATAGCCGGATTGCTTTTAGGAGTGAAGGCGGCGGGTCTAAAATCACAGATTATTGGAGTTGCGGTTGAGCCAGAAGAAGTGCTGGGCGAGTTTAAAAAAATGATTATTCAGTTGTTCCATGGTACTAACAAGTTATTGCATGAATCTGATTCTACATTTCCACTTTTTGATATGACTGAACAAGAGGTGGTGTTATTGATGGCGCACGGAGGTACGGAATACGGATTGTTTACGCAGGAAGCAGCAGAGGCAATTGTGTTGCTTAAAGAACAAGAGGGTATCATCCTCGATGGTACTTATACGGGCAAAGCAATGGCCGGATTGATTGCAGATGTAACAGAAAATAATCATCACGATGATGTTATATTATTTTGGAACACCTTTTACGGTGATGATTATGCGTCTGTAATAAAATATACTGATTATGTAAAATTACCTAAAGCGTTACATCATTTTTTTGAGAGTAGTGTGCAGGAGTTTGATAATGCATAA
- a CDS encoding type II CAAX endopeptidase family protein, whose product MYNIFRKPLFWILFSALAIASTFFTLKYFSTAFPIVNLDLELDRPTALKKAREISEQYNLGPIGYWQAASFESDQEVQTFVELEAGGKQAFTQMLKDQLYAPYTWQVRHFKEYEKNETRIKFKPDGTPYGFAEKISENSPGHALSTDQAKLIAEQAATNNWRIQLTNYKLVETSKEVRPSGRIDHQFTYERPDITIGNGHYRLQLILSGDKLTELTHYIKIPEEFKLRYKEMRSANNSIAAGATMAMILLYIFGGCIIGIFFLLRRRWVLWKTATAWGIIIATLHVLVSINQLPLAWMHYQTELSMQGFLIKYMVSLIFQLLYITILYSLAFITAESFTRAAFGKHPQLWDVWSPPASSSITILGSTIGGYLLVPCYLAFGVGFYSITTTYFNWWIPSSSLIDPNILAHYFPWLSSIVLSLGAGFMEECLFRAIPIAGAALIGKRFGNQRMWITLGFIVQALIFGAAHANYPAQPAYARVIELLFFSLISGGIYLRFGLLPTIISHFSYDVVWFALPLFVSTAPNAWINQAMVIMLAIIPLLIVLYARLKVGRWNSLPENELNESWQPPVHQELLEKISTIFQQPITLPSNKKNILIAACIIGLSLWLYTQQWSQDAQPLNVTPSMALTTAQQALANRNILLNESWQPLSNVSGDYTSSLDVQLQHAFIWQHGSPEIYHTLLGTYLAPPRWTIRYVRWHGTVAERSEEYQMSITGDNQLFRFKHQLPETFPGADLAEQDARLIAHQELQTTYQLSPESLQEISAVATKNPTRKDWAFTFSNKATYPLKQGQAYISVKISGDKVVDSCRYIHVPEEWERTQKNNHHMLEILSLLCMLLLYSFLSIGLVMSLKKSKHFSLFSGTTLGYSVVLIVLFALNLINVWPTMMAQLTTSEPFYNQIFNLVGMASIGMLFRAGSLGILLTYINAWQKPYHHLSHSLALIAGISTGAFATGIYTALQKHAPSLKPIWADYTALPTHSTLIGILIHWLTSYIALTAALLIVCIIIDHLSDYWHNNKVACASIFILFGVMMNDITHIENISHWLISGALMGLVLLITYAIIVRYDNTVVPIAAGTFIISLALQQAAFNAYPMAYEGNLLACIMIIAFMLLWAGIIRKQ is encoded by the coding sequence ATGTATAACATTTTTCGTAAGCCATTATTTTGGATACTTTTTTCTGCACTGGCAATTGCAAGCACATTCTTTACCCTTAAATATTTTTCAACCGCATTCCCCATAGTGAATCTCGATCTTGAACTTGATAGACCTACTGCACTCAAGAAAGCTCGTGAAATATCAGAACAGTATAACCTTGGCCCAATAGGATATTGGCAAGCCGCATCATTCGAGTCTGATCAAGAAGTTCAAACGTTTGTTGAACTTGAGGCGGGTGGTAAACAAGCTTTTACACAGATGCTTAAAGATCAACTCTACGCTCCTTATACATGGCAAGTACGCCACTTTAAAGAATACGAAAAAAATGAAACTCGCATAAAATTTAAACCTGATGGTACACCCTACGGCTTTGCAGAAAAAATCTCGGAAAATAGCCCTGGCCACGCACTCAGCACAGATCAAGCGAAGCTCATTGCAGAACAAGCAGCAACCAACAATTGGCGTATCCAACTCACAAACTATAAGCTTGTTGAAACATCAAAAGAAGTAAGACCAAGTGGCAGAATTGATCACCAATTTACGTATGAACGACCTGACATCACCATTGGCAATGGTCATTATCGCCTGCAATTGATCCTAAGTGGCGATAAGCTCACCGAACTTACTCATTACATTAAAATTCCCGAAGAATTTAAATTACGTTACAAAGAGATGCGCTCAGCAAATAATAGTATTGCCGCTGGTGCTACTATGGCTATGATACTCCTCTACATTTTTGGCGGTTGCATTATCGGTATATTTTTTCTTCTAAGAAGGCGATGGGTTCTTTGGAAAACAGCTACTGCGTGGGGCATTATTATTGCGACATTACATGTTTTAGTATCTATTAATCAGTTGCCACTCGCATGGATGCACTATCAAACCGAACTTTCCATGCAAGGGTTTCTCATAAAATATATGGTTTCACTTATCTTTCAATTATTGTATATCACGATTCTATACAGCCTCGCTTTTATAACAGCAGAAAGTTTTACACGAGCTGCATTTGGAAAACATCCACAATTATGGGACGTATGGTCACCTCCCGCATCAAGTTCGATTACTATACTCGGAAGCACTATTGGAGGCTATTTGCTCGTTCCATGTTATTTAGCATTTGGTGTAGGTTTTTATAGTATCACTACCACCTATTTTAATTGGTGGATTCCCTCAAGCTCTCTTATTGACCCTAATATTCTTGCACATTATTTCCCATGGCTCTCGTCGATTGTTTTATCACTCGGTGCTGGATTCATGGAAGAATGTTTATTCAGAGCAATTCCTATCGCTGGAGCTGCACTCATTGGAAAGCGCTTTGGCAATCAACGTATGTGGATTACTTTAGGATTTATCGTACAAGCACTCATTTTTGGCGCTGCACATGCCAACTACCCAGCACAACCTGCTTATGCACGCGTCATCGAACTATTATTCTTCTCTTTAATCAGCGGTGGCATCTACCTAAGATTTGGATTACTCCCAACAATTATATCACACTTCTCTTATGATGTTGTATGGTTTGCGCTGCCTCTTTTTGTTTCCACAGCACCCAATGCCTGGATCAATCAGGCAATGGTCATTATGCTAGCAATAATACCGCTTTTAATCGTTCTTTATGCGCGATTGAAGGTTGGACGCTGGAATTCATTACCAGAAAATGAACTCAATGAATCCTGGCAACCTCCAGTCCACCAAGAGTTGCTTGAAAAAATTTCTACCATTTTTCAACAACCTATAACACTACCTTCAAACAAAAAAAACATTCTCATTGCTGCTTGCATTATTGGCCTAAGTCTTTGGCTCTATACGCAACAGTGGTCACAGGATGCACAACCTCTCAATGTTACCCCTTCAATGGCATTAACAACAGCGCAACAAGCGTTAGCAAATCGAAACATACTATTAAACGAATCATGGCAACCGCTATCAAACGTATCCGGCGACTATACCTCTTCACTTGATGTACAGCTACAACACGCCTTCATTTGGCAACATGGATCTCCAGAAATATACCATACGTTATTGGGAACGTATCTGGCACCTCCACGCTGGACCATTCGTTATGTCAGATGGCATGGCACCGTAGCCGAAAGATCGGAAGAGTATCAAATGTCTATTACCGGCGACAACCAATTGTTTCGCTTCAAACACCAACTTCCCGAAACATTCCCAGGCGCAGATTTGGCTGAACAAGACGCGCGACTTATAGCACATCAAGAATTACAGACAACCTATCAACTGAGTCCAGAATCACTGCAAGAAATATCCGCTGTCGCTACTAAAAATCCCACACGCAAAGATTGGGCCTTCACCTTTTCAAACAAAGCAACCTACCCCTTGAAACAAGGCCAAGCATACATATCAGTAAAAATTTCCGGTGATAAGGTAGTCGATAGTTGTCGCTATATTCATGTACCAGAAGAGTGGGAACGTACACAAAAGAACAACCACCATATGCTCGAAATACTATCACTACTCTGCATGCTATTACTGTATAGTTTTTTAAGTATTGGATTAGTTATGTCACTCAAAAAGTCAAAGCATTTCAGCTTATTTTCAGGAACAACATTAGGATACAGCGTTGTATTGATAGTACTTTTCGCTCTTAATCTTATAAACGTCTGGCCAACCATGATGGCGCAACTTACTACCAGCGAACCTTTTTACAATCAGATTTTTAACCTTGTAGGCATGGCCTCAATTGGCATGTTATTCAGAGCCGGTTCATTGGGCATTCTTCTTACCTATATCAATGCATGGCAAAAACCATACCACCATCTTTCGCATAGCCTAGCACTCATAGCAGGAATAAGCACTGGCGCATTTGCAACCGGCATATACACCGCATTACAAAAACACGCACCGTCCCTAAAACCTATCTGGGCCGATTACACAGCGCTGCCAACCCACAGTACCTTAATCGGCATTCTTATACATTGGCTAACAAGCTATATTGCCCTCACGGCGGCACTACTTATTGTATGCATTATTATCGACCACCTTTCTGATTATTGGCATAACAATAAAGTAGCATGCGCAAGTATTTTTATACTTTTTGGCGTAATGATGAATGACATAACTCATATTGAGAACATTTCCCATTGGCTTATTTCAGGAGCTCTGATGGGCTTAGTACTACTCATAACGTATGCTATAATTGTCCGCTACGATAACACAGTGGTACCAATTGCAGCCGGAACATTCATCATAAGCCTAGCACTGCAGCAAGCCGCCTTTAATGCTTATCCCATGGCTTATGAAGGCAATCTCCTTGCATGCATCATGATTATTGCCTTCATGTTGCTATGGGCAGGCATAATAAGAAAACAATAG
- a CDS encoding FAD-dependent oxidoreductase, which yields MNNNIWKKSFIAVSLLYAHCTISLSVSDMQDVYVTHRLATDTDADWVVVGAGPAGIATVGVLMDIGIDPQRIMWIDPEFNVGHLSAFPHVPSNNKTKEFIDFVNACDCFKECTSPTLEQLHAYNPEERHNLEVVIKPLVCITAHLREKIQSIEGMLTALFFDQGVWHVGTSTGQAVSAQHVVLATGSYPKTLEYNKQGIITLDKALDPEILKTLVGAEDTVGVVGGSHSAILLLKFLSELQVKHIYNFYKYPILYAVDMGTWTLHPNGIKGITAQWAREVLEKNPPANLTRIQVTDSTLPALVEQCSKVVYAIGYDRNPLPAVNGQEPIAQYNEHNGFIAPRLFGIGIAFPEQRVDPLGNQSYRIGLDSFMSYAQRLIPHWVAGDVEEQVKRSGRIQRQMNLLEKMASLFTIEAL from the coding sequence ATGAATAATAATATATGGAAAAAAAGTTTTATTGCGGTTTCTTTGTTATATGCACATTGCACTATTTCGTTGTCTGTTAGTGATATGCAAGATGTATATGTGACGCACAGACTTGCTACTGATACGGATGCTGATTGGGTTGTTGTTGGCGCTGGCCCTGCGGGAATTGCTACTGTTGGTGTATTGATGGATATTGGTATTGATCCGCAACGCATCATGTGGATTGATCCTGAATTTAATGTTGGTCATCTGAGTGCGTTTCCTCATGTGCCAAGTAATAATAAGACCAAAGAATTTATTGATTTTGTTAATGCTTGTGACTGTTTTAAGGAGTGTACAAGTCCAACGTTGGAGCAATTGCATGCTTATAATCCAGAAGAACGCCATAATCTTGAAGTAGTTATAAAGCCGTTGGTATGTATCACTGCCCATTTGCGTGAAAAGATTCAGTCCATCGAGGGCATGTTGACGGCATTGTTTTTCGATCAAGGGGTGTGGCATGTTGGCACAAGCACTGGGCAAGCTGTCTCTGCGCAGCATGTTGTTCTTGCTACTGGTTCTTATCCAAAGACGCTCGAATATAATAAACAAGGCATTATCACACTGGATAAAGCTCTCGATCCTGAAATTTTAAAAACATTGGTTGGGGCGGAGGATACGGTTGGTGTTGTTGGTGGCTCTCATTCAGCAATTTTGTTACTCAAGTTTTTATCGGAGTTGCAGGTTAAGCATATTTATAATTTTTATAAATATCCCATTTTATATGCGGTTGATATGGGAACGTGGACCTTGCATCCCAATGGTATTAAAGGTATTACGGCACAATGGGCACGTGAAGTATTAGAAAAAAATCCACCTGCAAATCTCACTCGTATTCAAGTAACCGATAGTACCTTGCCAGCATTAGTTGAGCAGTGTTCTAAAGTTGTTTATGCTATTGGGTATGATCGTAATCCATTGCCGGCGGTGAATGGTCAAGAGCCTATTGCTCAGTACAATGAACATAATGGCTTTATCGCCCCACGTCTTTTTGGTATTGGTATTGCATTTCCTGAGCAACGAGTCGATCCATTGGGTAATCAATCGTATCGCATTGGGCTTGATAGTTTTATGAGTTATGCGCAGCGGTTGATACCGCATTGGGTAGCTGGTGATGTAGAGGAACAAGTTAAACGCAGTGGTAGAATACAGCGTCAGATGAATCTGCTTGAAAAAATGGCTAGTTTATTTACTATCGAAGCATTATAA
- a CDS encoding NTP transferase domain-containing protein, which translates to MHNNKNTLLTRTILFIQFILFFGTAMPNAINNHEVQAIILAAGQGSRLKTGITKLITPICGQPMVLYTVALMQKLSIPTTIVIGYQKELVQQAIESANIPNLLFAKQAEQLGTGHALLCSKETWHANNILVMNGDMPLITPDIITQLCLEHQKNNAAISIVTSYNVDPANAFGRIVQQGDSIKIVEKKHFTFSITDYPYVNAGIYLINRAFLETFLSTIKQNEKTNEFYITDLVEIASNHQLPVITMPFPFELLNGVNTFEELATVEQIKRNELIHYWMANGIRFTAPHTVHLDLNATIGRGTVINAGVQLLNNTKIGEFCTIHPHAVLDNATLENKVIVGAQSVIENVIIKEGTTLPAFSYGARNKFMHYQTPAHYSQKNDVTL; encoded by the coding sequence GTGCACAATAATAAAAACACCTTATTAACGCGTACTATATTATTCATACAGTTTATACTTTTTTTTGGAACCGCTATGCCTAATGCTATCAACAATCATGAAGTACAAGCAATAATACTCGCAGCTGGCCAAGGGTCTCGTCTTAAAACAGGTATTACAAAACTAATTACACCCATTTGTGGCCAACCCATGGTGCTCTATACCGTAGCGCTCATGCAAAAATTATCCATTCCAACAACCATTGTCATTGGTTATCAAAAAGAATTAGTACAACAAGCAATAGAATCTGCAAATATCCCCAATCTCCTTTTTGCTAAACAAGCCGAACAACTAGGCACCGGCCATGCATTGCTCTGCTCAAAAGAAACCTGGCACGCTAATAATATATTAGTGATGAACGGCGATATGCCCCTCATCACACCCGACATCATAACACAACTTTGCCTAGAGCATCAGAAGAACAACGCTGCTATAAGCATTGTCACCAGCTACAATGTTGACCCAGCTAATGCGTTCGGTCGTATTGTGCAACAAGGTGACAGCATAAAAATTGTAGAAAAAAAACATTTCACCTTCAGCATTACCGATTATCCATATGTTAACGCCGGTATTTATTTGATTAATCGAGCATTTCTTGAAACATTTTTAAGCACCATAAAACAAAATGAAAAAACGAACGAATTCTATATTACTGATTTGGTGGAGATCGCCAGCAACCACCAATTACCCGTTATCACCATGCCATTTCCTTTTGAACTACTGAACGGCGTAAATACTTTTGAAGAACTCGCAACCGTAGAACAGATTAAACGCAATGAACTCATTCATTATTGGATGGCAAATGGTATACGGTTTACCGCGCCGCACACCGTACATCTAGATTTGAATGCCACTATTGGCCGGGGCACCGTGATTAACGCCGGCGTACAACTTTTGAACAACACTAAAATAGGAGAATTTTGTACAATACACCCTCATGCCGTATTGGATAATGCAACGTTAGAAAACAAAGTTATCGTTGGCGCGCAAAGCGTTATTGAAAATGTAATAATAAAAGAAGGAACAACATTACCAGCATTTAGTTATGGCGCACGCAATAAGTTTATGCATTATCAAACTCCTGCACACTACTCTCAAAAAAATGATGTAACGCTTTAG
- the prfB gene encoding peptide chain release factor 2, which produces MLFDELQEQLKTIEPDITTIKAYWENAKLEKAFQDLHTQSVQENFWQNSKQTEILKELQRIRLQRDQYQYILQTNQEISELIELFKDDEQELRKLSTDMHALRKAVSLFKIALLLNDEQDHANCFLTINSGAGGTESQDWAELLLRMYARFCEREKIAVDILDHQVGEEAGIKSATLFIRGKNAYGLFKGEQGIHRLVRISPYDANKRRHTSFAAVSLTPEVSEIAITIDQKDLRIDTYRAGGAGGQHVNKTESAVRITHIPTNTVVQCQNERSQMQNREVAMKMLQAKLVQKQKEEQAAKTAAIEKKKIEWGSQIRSYVLHPYKMVKDHRTDHESPQPDLVLDGELMDFIEAYLIWDGKQQ; this is translated from the coding sequence ATGTTATTTGATGAACTACAAGAACAACTGAAGACAATAGAACCAGACATAACAACAATTAAAGCGTATTGGGAAAATGCAAAACTAGAAAAGGCATTCCAAGATCTCCACACGCAAAGCGTTCAAGAGAACTTTTGGCAAAACTCTAAACAAACCGAGATCCTCAAAGAATTACAACGCATACGCTTACAACGCGATCAGTACCAATACATATTACAAACGAATCAAGAAATATCAGAACTCATTGAACTATTTAAAGATGACGAACAAGAACTACGCAAATTATCAACTGATATGCACGCATTACGCAAAGCAGTTTCATTGTTTAAAATAGCACTCCTACTAAATGATGAACAAGATCATGCCAATTGCTTCTTAACTATTAATTCTGGCGCAGGCGGCACCGAATCGCAAGACTGGGCAGAACTCTTATTGCGCATGTATGCTCGCTTTTGCGAACGAGAAAAAATTGCTGTCGATATTCTCGATCACCAAGTTGGCGAAGAAGCCGGCATTAAATCAGCAACCTTATTTATTCGCGGAAAGAATGCTTACGGACTATTTAAAGGAGAACAAGGCATTCATCGCTTAGTGCGCATATCACCCTATGATGCCAACAAGCGTCGCCATACATCATTTGCAGCCGTATCACTCACGCCGGAAGTTTCTGAAATAGCAATCACCATCGATCAAAAAGATTTACGCATCGATACGTACCGCGCTGGAGGCGCTGGTGGACAGCACGTTAACAAAACAGAATCAGCTGTGCGCATAACCCACATTCCAACAAACACCGTTGTGCAGTGCCAAAATGAACGTTCGCAAATGCAGAACAGAGAAGTAGCAATGAAAATGCTCCAAGCAAAGTTAGTACAAAAACAAAAAGAAGAACAAGCTGCAAAAACAGCTGCCATTGAGAAAAAGAAAATCGAATGGGGATCTCAAATTCGCTCATACGTCTTACATCCTTACAAGATGGTTAAAGATCACAGGACCGATCATGAATCACCGCAGCCAGACTTGGTGCTTGATGGTGAACTCATGGACTTCATTGAAGCGTATTTGATTTGGGATGGCAAGCAACAATAA
- a CDS encoding vanadium-dependent haloperoxidase: MKKFSSLLLLSLVAQSMFAEFGESRLWQRADEPRVAYNARVNAAYRETLGRSGHNIETDNNGDETNVVGYAGSFTKLLEHDTTTGLLSATGLANYEKLIKALKSGMQVDYNDIERSAGSSRLFVNPQSGFALTMNGMDSAQLSMLLSPTLTSAEAAADMIETYLNAICRDVLFSDYGTGEGTDIDSVNGGSLTENAAAILNDLGSVFKGPRNGSNVVDASVLFRGLTTGDKTGPYVSQFSLMPLYPMFAAGCIGAAAGLIGVPNLPLAAFQVNQRYPIASDREFGVTWDDYVALQNGLIPKQYNANDYNATATNNRYPINGRDLGSYVHRDGPYESYYYALNILATRGFPISSVFPYADGDITNEGAGLTLGAPDAFGLLGLAALTAFRAAWAQKWRCHRRIRPEAMAGLVHTAKVNDTNDFGLHSSLFTTHAGYDLLAMVRAHNELQATVSHDAIQLVDAGTYLLSQMYPEASPEHPAYPSGHATGAGACVTILKAIFDNDTLINTKFTPVKVDPTDPTALVTLSNGEGANLLTVGGELNKLAFTISMARNFGGVHFRSDAWNGMLLGEAVAITVLQDHARIYQEQGFTGFQLTKFDGTKVRITPDVVQVIS; this comes from the coding sequence ATGAAAAAATTTTCTAGTCTTTTATTGTTGAGCTTAGTGGCGCAGTCAATGTTTGCTGAATTTGGAGAATCTCGCTTGTGGCAGCGAGCTGACGAGCCAAGAGTTGCTTATAATGCTCGTGTGAATGCTGCTTATCGAGAAACGTTGGGTAGATCAGGGCATAATATTGAAACTGATAACAATGGTGACGAAACTAATGTTGTTGGCTATGCAGGTTCGTTTACTAAACTATTAGAACATGACACAACGACGGGTCTTTTGTCAGCAACGGGGCTCGCTAATTATGAAAAATTAATAAAAGCATTAAAAAGTGGCATGCAAGTAGATTATAATGATATTGAGCGATCTGCGGGTTCATCTCGTCTTTTTGTTAATCCTCAATCTGGTTTTGCTTTGACGATGAACGGTATGGATTCTGCACAATTGTCAATGCTGTTATCTCCAACATTAACATCGGCTGAAGCTGCTGCAGATATGATAGAAACATATCTGAATGCAATATGCCGTGATGTGCTTTTTAGTGATTATGGTACCGGGGAAGGCACTGATATCGATTCAGTCAATGGTGGATCATTAACGGAAAATGCTGCAGCAATTTTGAATGATTTAGGTTCTGTGTTTAAAGGTCCTCGTAATGGCAGCAACGTTGTTGATGCTTCGGTATTATTCCGTGGTCTTACTACTGGTGACAAAACAGGCCCCTATGTTTCCCAATTTTCATTAATGCCTCTTTATCCGATGTTTGCAGCTGGTTGTATTGGTGCCGCAGCGGGTCTCATTGGTGTGCCAAATTTACCATTAGCAGCGTTTCAAGTTAATCAACGTTACCCAATAGCAAGCGATAGAGAATTTGGCGTAACGTGGGATGATTATGTTGCTCTTCAAAATGGCTTGATTCCAAAACAATATAATGCAAATGATTATAATGCTACGGCAACGAATAATCGTTATCCAATTAATGGTCGTGATCTCGGTAGTTATGTACATCGAGATGGACCTTATGAATCATATTATTATGCATTAAATATTCTTGCAACGAGAGGGTTTCCAATATCATCAGTGTTTCCTTATGCGGATGGCGATATTACTAATGAGGGTGCGGGATTAACCTTGGGTGCTCCTGATGCATTTGGGTTGTTAGGTTTGGCTGCTTTGACAGCATTTAGGGCTGCATGGGCACAAAAATGGCGTTGTCACAGACGTATCCGTCCAGAAGCTATGGCAGGTTTAGTTCATACAGCTAAGGTTAATGATACAAATGATTTTGGATTACATTCGTCATTATTTACCACGCATGCTGGTTATGATTTGTTGGCAATGGTTCGAGCGCACAATGAATTGCAAGCAACTGTATCGCATGATGCCATACAATTGGTTGATGCTGGGACATATTTGTTGAGTCAAATGTATCCAGAAGCGTCACCTGAGCATCCAGCATATCCATCAGGTCATGCTACGGGTGCTGGTGCATGTGTAACAATTTTAAAGGCAATTTTTGATAATGATACATTGATTAATACTAAATTTACTCCAGTCAAAGTTGATCCAACAGATCCAACCGCACTTGTAACACTATCAAATGGTGAAGGAGCCAATCTGTTAACGGTTGGCGGCGAGCTTAATAAGTTAGCATTCACTATTTCAATGGCACGTAACTTTGGTGGTGTACATTTCCGCAGCGATGCATGGAATGGCATGTTGCTTGGAGAAGCTGTAGCAATAACAGTATTACAAGATCATGCAAGAATATATCAAGAGCAAGGATTTACTGGTTTCCAATTGACTAAGTTCGATGGCACTAAGGTGCGTATTACGCCGGATGTTGTGCAAGTAATTAGTTAA